The following coding sequences lie in one Alloacidobacterium dinghuense genomic window:
- a CDS encoding ABC transporter ATP-binding protein, producing the protein MAPALKTKLSVENVSMTFKRDGKSTAVLENINLDVRDGEFVCLLGPSGCGKTTLLNAMAGFLSPSSGEIQVDGEVVRGPDPRRIFVFQERGVFPWLTVEGNIGFGLFNLPRAEREKRTAYYMKMVGLEGFEKAYPPELSGGMKQRLEVARALAVNPDMLFLDEPFGALDSITRLVMRGELLRIWEAERKTIIFVTHDIDEAVQLADRVVVMSARPATIQQIVDIDISHPRDISAARYLELRDGIFKQIGLAHHV; encoded by the coding sequence GTGGCTCCCGCCCTTAAGACCAAGCTATCCGTCGAGAACGTCAGCATGACGTTCAAGCGCGACGGCAAGAGTACTGCCGTACTCGAAAATATCAACCTTGACGTGCGGGATGGAGAGTTCGTATGTCTGCTCGGGCCGTCCGGGTGCGGCAAGACTACGCTTCTGAATGCCATGGCTGGCTTTCTTTCTCCATCGAGTGGAGAAATACAGGTCGACGGCGAAGTTGTCCGCGGCCCTGACCCTCGCCGGATTTTCGTATTCCAAGAGCGTGGAGTCTTCCCTTGGTTGACGGTCGAGGGCAATATTGGCTTCGGCTTATTTAATCTGCCACGTGCCGAACGCGAAAAGCGCACTGCGTACTACATGAAGATGGTCGGTCTCGAGGGGTTTGAGAAGGCCTATCCGCCGGAACTTTCAGGCGGAATGAAGCAGCGCCTCGAGGTCGCGCGCGCGCTGGCCGTCAATCCGGACATGCTCTTCCTAGATGAACCCTTTGGCGCGCTTGACTCCATTACGCGCCTGGTAATGCGCGGCGAGTTGCTGCGCATATGGGAGGCGGAGCGCAAGACCATCATCTTTGTGACGCACGACATTGACGAAGCAGTACAGCTCGCCGACCGTGTAGTGGTGATGAGCGCGCGTCCCGCCACGATTCAGCAGATCGTAGACATCGACATATCCCATCCGCGCGATATCAGCGCGGCGCGCTACCTGGAACTGCGTGACGGCATTTTCAAGCAGATTGGACTAGCCCACCACGTATGA
- a CDS encoding ABC transporter permease encodes MNSLAEPRKWEKFFWPLLATGLLLALWHYSVIWTATKVFPSPSSVEKGLVGLFQHHVLWADIRDSLRRVAIGFGAAVLLGIPVGLMLGWYPAANQVVNPAMQILRPISPIAWIPVAIIFFGIGDSAAIFLIFLGAFFPIVVACINGVSNVPSVFRRTGRNFGLTPPQLLARVVFPAALPQILVGLRIALGIAWLVVVAAEMIAVDSGLGYLVIDSRNSGKRYDLVVAAILLIGLIGLVLDFGIRRLERLKPVRWGFRSES; translated from the coding sequence ATGAACTCACTTGCAGAACCACGGAAATGGGAGAAATTCTTCTGGCCGCTTCTCGCGACAGGGCTGCTGCTCGCGCTTTGGCACTACTCTGTCATCTGGACGGCGACCAAAGTCTTTCCCTCGCCCAGTAGCGTCGAGAAGGGACTGGTCGGGCTGTTTCAGCACCATGTACTATGGGCCGACATTCGCGATTCCCTGCGCCGCGTTGCCATCGGTTTCGGGGCAGCTGTGCTGCTTGGCATCCCGGTTGGGCTCATGCTCGGCTGGTATCCGGCGGCAAATCAGGTCGTGAATCCCGCGATGCAGATTCTGCGGCCTATCAGCCCAATCGCGTGGATTCCAGTAGCCATCATCTTTTTTGGCATAGGCGACTCGGCTGCTATTTTTCTGATCTTTCTAGGCGCATTTTTTCCGATCGTCGTGGCCTGCATCAATGGCGTTTCCAATGTACCTTCGGTATTCCGGCGCACCGGCCGCAATTTTGGATTGACTCCACCACAGCTTCTCGCACGGGTTGTCTTTCCAGCCGCGCTTCCGCAGATTCTTGTCGGTTTGCGTATTGCGCTTGGCATAGCGTGGTTGGTCGTCGTCGCGGCGGAGATGATCGCTGTCGATTCAGGCCTCGGATACCTGGTCATCGATTCGCGCAATTCCGGGAAACGATATGACCTTGTCGTCGCGGCGATTCTACTGATCGGACTGATTGGTCTTGTGCTTGACTTTGGTATTCGCCGGCTGGAGAGGCTGAAGCCTGTTCGTTGGGGGTTCCGCAGTGAGTCTTAA
- a CDS encoding ABC transporter permease, with translation MNLRAWIRPLLFIAVLLILWEIGARRQPAHLLPGPWETAGGIADLVQHGLLLKYVVASLFRVTWGFLLAAVLAIPLGLTIGWYRRAEMAFNPIIQILRPISPLAWIPIAILWFGVGDLAAIFLIFLGSFLPLLLTAINAARSVPAVYVNAGRNFGLGPARLVYQVLYPAVVPQLIIGLRITLGIAWLVVVAAEMIAVNSGLGFLIIDARNAGNRYDLVVAGMVIIGIIGLLLDTGMRSLERVKSFRWSYSED, from the coding sequence ATGAATCTGCGTGCATGGATTCGTCCGCTTCTGTTCATTGCAGTTTTGCTCATCCTTTGGGAGATCGGAGCACGCAGACAGCCGGCACATCTGTTGCCGGGACCTTGGGAAACGGCTGGCGGCATCGCTGATCTGGTCCAACACGGCTTGCTTTTGAAATACGTGGTTGCCTCCCTCTTCCGGGTGACGTGGGGATTTCTGTTGGCGGCAGTCCTGGCCATACCTCTGGGCCTCACCATCGGCTGGTATCGGCGCGCGGAGATGGCGTTTAATCCGATCATACAGATTCTTCGGCCGATCTCTCCTCTCGCCTGGATTCCGATTGCGATCCTCTGGTTTGGAGTAGGCGATCTGGCGGCAATTTTTCTTATTTTTCTCGGATCGTTTCTTCCTTTGCTGCTGACTGCCATCAATGCCGCAAGGAGCGTTCCGGCAGTTTACGTAAATGCCGGTCGAAATTTTGGCCTCGGACCCGCGCGGCTTGTCTATCAGGTGCTGTATCCGGCGGTAGTTCCGCAACTGATCATCGGCTTGCGGATCACTCTCGGAATCGCCTGGCTCGTAGTGGTTGCCGCTGAGATGATTGCAGTCAATTCTGGCCTGGGTTTCCTGATCATCGATGCGCGTAACGCCGGCAACCGATATGACCTTGTGGTCGCCGGGATGGTCATCATCGGCATCATCGGTTTGTTGCTCGACACGGGAATGCGCTCACTCGAAAGAGTGAAATCTTTTCGCTGGAGCTATTCGGAGGATTAG